The region CCGCTGGTATCCATAATGAAAGATCAAGTTGAAGAATTGTCTCGTCTAGGACTAAAAGCCTTTGCGCTTGGGGTAGGTGACGATGAAGGAGAGAAACAGCTGCGTGCCTTTGAATTCGACGTTGATCTTGTGTATGGAAGCCCTGAAAGTTGGTGTTTATGTGGAACAGTATTCTATAGTTGCTCACTAAATTGTTTTACTTATTATGAGTGTTGAATATTTTGAAACCAAAGCTCTTAGGCAGAGTGTTCGAACTTGTTGACCAAACTAAAACGGATCTCCGCGATGACTGCATGGCCTGCAATTCACCTTTCCTATTTGCAGCACTTTCCTCTAAACCATCTTAATTTCGCTTCGCCGAAGGTGTTACGCCAGTCGGCGGGGATCGGTGTGCAGTGGATCGCTTTGCGTTTGATCCCGAACTTTCCTTCTCAAACAGAACATTGCTGAGCGATTCTTGACTCTGGTGAAGAGGCTCATTGCAACAGGTTACCAGTTTTGTAAGTGACAGCCGCAGTCAAACGACTTGTCTGGCGCAAGAAAGGCAAGCCAGTTCAGAATAATCTTCTCCACGTACCAATTTATGTCCAAGTGTTCCTAAATCTTCAGCTAAAACGACAAACTACACCCCTTTTAGACTATTCAGTAAAAACTGAAACAACGGGCACACTTTTACCTTCAGGCAAAATCGAAAACTTTTTGCAGAAGTGACAAATTCGCTCTCGCTGCATTCTTATCTCCTGCGTGAAAACTCGTGTGCTATGTGACATCCGTGACGCCAACTTTTTGACAGTTTGATGGACTTGTTGACATTTCAGGCATTCATGGCGGATCGGCGGCATGAAAGGAATGTCCCCAGGCTCCGCCGCCTTTTCCCTCCCCCAGTCCCTCGCTCGGCTCGCTCCactctccattttttttttcgccacgTTCCTTTTCGCTGCATTACCCTAACTGCGGAGCCTGGTCCCAGGCTATCTGAGGTCCAATctgtcagtttggaacgtgagtaatgaaggaccatgaaatccaaaacttaccaTTAAAGTAAACAGGCTTTGGATAAAaaccaaagctcaaaattttaccagtcaagcgttaagcaatcacactttcaaaatctgaagaaaaaaaggaagtgatttctTGATCATAGTAGCTCTTTAATGCCTTTTGTTTGAATGTTATTTCATTTGCTTAGGTAAACGGAGTTGGCCGATATAATTTTGTATCTCGTGTTTTGCATTTGTTATCCGCCATCAAAGTTGACAACTGTTTTTGACCGGGAATTTTTTTGACCACCTCAGGAAATTGAAAAACGTTGACCCATTGCTTATAAGAACTTCAGAAAATTCAAAATCCCTGTTAGCTTAATTAAGGGTTAAGTAAGCCAATCTGTTTTTCCTTTGAGAAcctaacagagaaaaaaaaaacacttttctggatttaaaattacatttattttCATGGCAGAAATACTGGCGGtataagaacattttaaaaaactgaCACCTTGAACCAATGACGGGACCTTAACTGTAAACACTCCGATGTTGTCGAGGACCTCGTGTCGTTCTCGACACTTTTCCCTTTGTACAGTTATGTTTGTGTTCAGCTTCTATTCATCAATTTCAGAGAAAAAGGCCGGCACAGCTTTCAGTCGCGGTGAAACTCAAACTGGTGTCAGTTACGTAAATTTTAAAGAAGACAAATTCTCCTACTTGAAAATCACCATTCTTGGGTATAGTCACGTTGACTGGATGCCCCAGTGCTCGTTTGCCTGCTTGGAAACTCCGACATGTTTTTCATACAACCTGGCTGCTTACCCGGACATCAACGGTAAACTGCTTTGTGAACTGCTCCCTTCGGACAAGTACAACAATTCGGACAAATTCATATCCAACGAGTCCTTTCACCACTTCAGCATCACGGTATGTCGAATGTTTTGGACTTTTATGGCGTAGACTGTTTTTTTCGCGAGTCTAGttcagtgattttgaaaaacatttcgtTATAAAAAACTGccataaaatatttttaaacatacTAAAAGCTAAAGCGTTgaacgacgacgtttcgacaCTATcgtaacgtcattatcaagtctaAAAAGTAGAAAAATGGAAACCCATTATAAATACTCTTGAAAGGTACGCTAGTTAAGCAATAATACTACAAGTTGAACAAAAAGCTTGGCACGAATACAATATGCCTGAGCATTCGTATTCCTAATGAATATATAACACTTCAAAAAGCAAACAATCGAATTTGCTCTGGCATTTCCGAAGAATTTTAAATTGGCTTGCTTTTAAAAGATCAATACTGCCGCGAAACTCTGTAAAATAGTTTCCGATGGTGTACCCAACTTAATCTGCATCGCGTAGATCACATAAAACTTTAATGGCGTTAAACAAGATGCGATGTGCATGAAAACAATCCTATGAAGTATCGCAATCCTGGACattaaaaaataggtacgcattgcgtacatgcGAGTAGTTCCACAAAGAACGTCGCACACCACCACCGTCGCTGGTTGTCGCCGAGATATAAAAATCTCAGCTTATTGTACAACACCGAATATCACTTTGTTGCCTCTACCGGCTTTAATCAGTATCCCTTATCAAATGAGTTCTTGAATTGGAAGATGAAGGTTTCCCTGCGTTAACAAGGGCGTATGAAGTCATCGCATAGCCGTACTTTTGACATAGGCTTTAGACAAACCCATAACAATCGAGATTTAGCCTTACATTTCACGTACGTCTATTATTATATCACATAAATCTAGTTCAATTCTTTATAGTCGTCATGTAGTGGTTGGCCTTGTAAGAATAATGGAACGTGTCTACCATTGTACGAAGAGAACAGCTACAAGTGTGTCTGCAAAGCGGGAATCACAGGACGAGACTGCGAAAACGGTAAGATCCCACGTGGCAATTTGAGCCTTATAAAATATTCTGTTAGTTGGTTTTAGCCAAGTAACTCCTCGAATAATTTGACTGATGCCAAAGAATCGAACGTGCTactatttaaatttaaatagcCTGATATCTAGCCTCTgaagaaaataggaaaattaagaaatcatCTCATTTCTATCGTTCACCTAATCTTGTGcaaaacataaagatctggaacgACCTGGTCCAAAACGAAGGGATAGTATTTGAAAACGTATCAATCAAGTGAATTTAATCTACAGCAACTTGCAGACAACTGAGGACTTCGTCACACATAGGATCGAATAGAATTTTCCAAGGCAATTAAGTTAATGATTCGAGATCCGTAAAACCTGTCACTAAAAATGATTCAGAATTTACTCAGTCAGGAAAGGAACCAGTTAAGAcagaggctccccttgatgacCTCAGTCCAGATTTTGTTGCAAGATCGAGACAGGGATAATTGATTTGTCCGATATTTAACTTCttccagacattgacgagtgttcatctgaaaacgagtgccacgtgaatgCCACATGTACAAATAccataggatcttacaattgcacttgcaagAATGGATATGAAGGAGACGGAGAAAACTGCACAGGTAAAGTCCAAATATTATCGCGACTGATGCTAACAGTTTTGTTTAGTCACTTTTTGTTTGGAAATCTAAGAGTTTGACAGTGCAGTCCTCGAGTTCTCCTAGTTGTATTCAATTTgttccagacattgacgagtgttcatctaAAAACGAGTGTCACGTGAATGCCATCTGTGCGAATAccataggatcttacaattgcacttgcaaaaGAGGATATGGAGGAGacggaagaaactgctcaggtaaatTTCAGTCTAATAAAGGTATTATCGCGACTGATGCTGACAATTTTTTCTTGCACGCCTTGTGTGCCTTTTAGTCACGTGTATccaatatctccgagcatttactcTCCCAATCACgatacaccacagaggacagaccgcAACACCGGTAACTCCATGCCCTTCTCTTTCCGAatggtgtgtgggttcttttacgtcccacaggagaCGGTGCACGGTGGCTCGTGATGTTTTTGCACAACTCAACCTGGTGGTCAGCGTTAtgttattttatttcaaataagAGTTTCAAAGTTCAGTCCTCGAGttcgttttgttgttttcacttggtttcagacattgacgagtgtttATCTCACAACGAGTGTCACTTGATTGCCAACTGTACAAATACCATAGGATCCTATaattgcacttgcaaaaaaggatatGGAGGAGATGGAAGAAACTGCACAGGTAAAGTCCAAAAAGTTAAATGAAGGCATTGTCGCTACTAATGATGAtgacagttttgttttgcacgcTTTGCGTGCCCATGTCGTCActatgttgttttgtttggagTGTATTCCTCGAGTTACCTTTGTTGTGTTGATTTTAttccagacattgacgagtgttcatctgaaaacgAGTGTCACGTAAATGCCAAATGTGTGAATACGATAGGATCTTTcaattgcacttgcaaaaaGGGATATGAAGGAGACGGAGGAAACTGCACAGGTAATCGCTAATGAaggtaatagggagcttaagtaatagcgagaacgtcacaaaagaataggtttaattagaaaaacaaaaaaatggtttgcacgccccgcacgtgcgtttcagattttgatacatttctttgcagttCTCAGccgacaacgacgtgaaatgatcaaatttgaggtaaagaaaagaaaaaaaaaaaaaaaaaaaaaagggagcaTCTGCATCTTTTCTCGAAACATCCACACCGTTCATACCAATTTTGTTTGTGGAATATTGATACGCACTTTCCATGCCGAACGACTTGGAATAATCACGAGATTATTATAATCATATTTTAAGATAACgttttcgtagccgtcgtcgaCGCCCTTGCATAAACTCCCAATATCGCGACTAATGCTGACAGCTTTGTTTTGCAAACCTTGCGTGCCCATTTGTCACGTGATATTTTTGCATAAGTCGATCTCGTGGTCGTCGCTATGTTGTTTTGCTTGGAACGGTAAGAAAATGCAGTCCTCAAGttcactttttgttgttttcattctctttcagatattgacgagtgttcatGTGAAAATGAATGTCACGTGAATGCTAGATGTTGCAATACCATAGGATCCTACAATTGCATTTGCAAAAAGGGATATGGAGGAGACGGGAGAAACTGCGCAGGTAAAGTCCAGTCTAATCAAGGTATTATCGCGACTGATGCTGATAGGTTTGTTTTGCACGCTTTGCGTGCCCAATCGTCACGTGATTTTTAGGGGAAcagataaaaaagaaagaagtcaAAGCGGTTATATTGCTAGAGAGGAACGTAAACACATGTTCGAGGTTAACGGAGCTTCTTTTATCAGGAAATCAAGTCCAACACTTAACAGGAGTAGGGGCCTAAAAATACCTCCTGTTTACGGCGCACGATAATGGTCACGTGGTTTAAGATCACGCCACCGACAGTTAAATCAAGTCTCTATTTTTGCTTGTCTGCACAAACGCCCCGTCCACAGGCTAAATAAAACATAACTTTCTGCCGTCCTTAGTGTTTCGCGTTGATGCCTTCTCGTTATCCTTGTGCAATACGGGTGAAGTATCCTATGAGAAGAATGGTAAGAACGAGAGCTGGAAACCTTCACAAGCTCTCGTAAACGGGTGAAATTTTCCTCCCAATGGTATCAGTTGAAAACGATCCGCTGTACCACGGATGTTGGGGGTTGTGATCTAAATGGAATGGTTTGTTCGTTCAACAGAAAAGATTGAAAAGTCTGTCATTATTGGAAACAATCTAACGTACCTGTTCAACCTAAGCGAATGGCTGAAGCCAGTATCACAAAGCAATAGTTCCTGGATTCTCTGCTGGCGTGCTTCAAAGCACGGCTGGGCTTCTTCGACGTTTCACTCTCTGTGTGATGGAAAAGGGCCAACTGTTACCATAATCAAGGTGAACCAGTATATATTTGGGGGCTATACCAGACTATCATGGGGTGAGTAACTCAAAATACTTTGAAAATCAATCCTAATTCTTAAACGGAACCACCACTCCcaccaaaaaaaataacaaataatgtTCGGAATCAAATTTGTTCTGAaactcaaaaacaacatttcctACCCGAAAAAGGTAAATTTTAGAATCGGTTTTTAGCACTTAAAATTTCAcaggtgccgccatcttgaatatttgtgacgtgttatggttgcattcaggacgttcgcgctaattcttggttttcacctgacgccATTAGAGTTACCATATTTGGGCATCCGCCATCTTGGTGCCCCTGGCCCGTGAAATGTATGTTAAGTAGAAGGCCAATTCTGCAAAGCTGTTTACTTTTCTGCGCTATAAATCGGTTTGGAAATGGACCTATCCGAAGAAAAAGCTTGTGAAGACTTGCAAAGCCTTGCTGCTAATATTCCAGTGCTTTCTGACTATGTAAAAGGTCTTGAAATCCATGTAAAGTCTCGATATCTCCAGAAGATATCCGTCGTTGGAGTGGATCCGGCGAGCATTCCAAGTGATCAGTTCGACCCGGAGTGTTTACCCCGGATATAATCCACTGATTTGCTGGCATATTTAGTGTTGGAGACCAGCAACTACACAAAAGACCAGTTCAAAGCCTACAAGAGTTTGGAAGCTTACAATCAGATGGTGTCCGGATTTGTAACTTCGGTGCGAGGACTAATGATTTCCGGAAAATGTGTTGTTGTGGCCAAAGTTCTTCACTCACAACGAATGAATGACCCATTGGTAAACATTTGGATCATAGCTGATAAAGATGGGACGATTCTATCAGCGCACTGCCTAAATTGTAAAGCAGGCCTCGCTGAATCATGCTCTCACGTCGCTAGTGTACTGTTTTACATCGAAGCATGGAACCGAATACACGGCAAATTAGCTTGCACTCAAGTTAAATGTTCGTGGTTTTTACCAACCTATGTAAACGAAGTGCAGTATAAAAGGGTCAAGACATTGATTTCAAGTCTGccaaaaaactaaaagaaagcCTGGACAAGAAAATCGACTCTTTATCAAATACCACTACTCCACCTGAACAGTATGCATCTGAACAGGGGAGGAAAACCGCTCTGAATGTTGATGCCAGACCTTCTTCAACCGCGGAAATGTCAGCCTTCTTCGATAAACTTAATCAGTGCAATGTTAAACCTGTGGCATTGAGCCTTACTAAAGATTATGCTGATCAGTTTGTAGCAAAAAGTAGGAGTGTACTTGTTGTGTCAGACCTATTTGAAACTGAAATTCTTGAACTTCAGTACCCAGAGCTCTTGAGAAAATGTGTAAATGTGCAGCTAGACATTTCAAATGAAGACATTAGAAAGGTAGAACTTGACACAAGGTCCCAAGCAAAAGGGTCAGGATTTTTCAGACCCCGTGCAGGAAGAATTGGAGCTTCTGTGAGTGGCGCTGTTTGTCATTGTAATCTAGCCCAACCTCCTCAGTCCCTTACAAAGGGTATTTGCTATCCTCACCTATTTAAAGTTAGTACTAAGGCAACACGGCATGGCTGCATTCATGAAGATGATGCTATCAAAGCATATGAAgttgaaatgcaaaaaagtCTTGTAAATTTCCAGCTGACAATGCGTGGACTGTTTATCAATGAACAGCATCCATTTATTCATGCAACACCTGACTTCTTGACCTCATGTGATTGCTGTGGCTTGGGTTGTGGAGAGGTGAAATGCCCAATTTGCATTGGTGAGGACTGTGACTTTGACAAgtatgttacaaaaaaaaaacatgcctAGAAAAGGTAAATGGCAATTTTCAGCTGGTACGAAACCATAATTTCTATTATCAAGTTCAGCAGCAGCTCTTTACtttaaaggaaagaaagttCTGTGACTTTGGAGTTTGTGGAGTTGACAGTGAAAAGAAGGGACATATAGTAAAGGAGCGTATTTATCCTGATGCTAAACACTGGGGAAATGCTTTACCCAAGCTGGAGTCTTTCTGGAGGATTTGCATTCTGCCAGAGATTCTTGGGCGATGGTACACAAGAAGGTGCACTTTACCAGTGCCTAAACCTGATGTTAATGGCATCTGTTTTTGTCGAGTCCAGCGGGATGAAGAAGTAATCTCATGCAGCAATAATGATTGCCCTTATGTCCAGTTCCACTGTTCATGTTTGGCTCTAGATTCAgtgaaaatttccaaaaaatggTATTATCCCCACTGCAGCAGATTGCCACagtttaaaaaaagcaaaagcaatCTGCTCAGTCAACTCCAGTAATCCAAGGTGCCTTGAATTGTGACACTATTTGTACTTGTCAATTCAAACCAAACTCAACAGACAAAttattagcccttcgtcagagcgaatcgagggattactagaacacaaggttagtggtcgcagcggttgaatacaaatgaatgaaggggtagtttctaaagaaactgtggtgctgcgtcggtggggaagtagtatacaaaaatttggtttatcaacggagttgataatgtaaattgaccaccgtacagagattctaaaagctgacgtttcgagcgttagcccttcgtcagagcgaatcgagggattactagaacacaaggttagtggtcgcagcggttgaatacaaatgaataaaggggtagtttctaaagaaactgtagtgctgcgtcggtggggaactagtatacaaaaatttggtttatcaacggagttgataatgtaaattgaccaccgtacagagattctaaaagctgacgtttcgagcgttagcccttcgtcaatttacattatcaactcggTCAAATACTTATCAGAAGTGCGGCCTCCCCACGCTTCTGACACAAAACATATGCTTCCTTGAGGGGAAATACCAATGAGTATTTTTATAGTGTTGTAGTGCTTATATGAGGAGAATGTTTGGGCCATTGCAAGTACGTTTGATGGACGTACAATGAACAGCTGAAAACAATCGATTACCACAGTGACTTATTTCCGAAAGCATACTGAAAACAAACTGGCATTGTGTTCCATAACTGTTCTCTTTCAGGCCAAAAAACAAGAGTAGACAACTTGGCATCCAGCACCACCATCCAAGATGAAAACATTCTAGAGGCTGTGGTCAAAGATATGTTAGATCGGTATGCCAAGTTCTGAATCGAAGTGGCATATTTAACCGAAGTTTCATCAAAACCAGCACAAATTATTGAAATCTGTCTAATGATTGAGTACGGCGAGTGACATAAGGAGCAACATGTTCAAATGTCACCGAGAGTACTTCGTATGAAGGCAGACCTGTGTAAAAACGCACCTTCTCGTCACCTTTAAAGAATTCCCTGTCTGGTGCTTGATAGCCGCTACTTTTACGGACAAGATGGTCAAATCTTCTGTCTGGGTTTCAGCGTCCTTGTCGGGCGCTTCTAAACAGCCAGTTTCTCGATATAAATAATCGAATGCCTCTGTTTGGGTTTCAGCGTCCTTCTCGGGCGCTTCACATCCGACAGCTTTTCGATATAACTAATCGAATGCTTCTGTTTGTGTTTCTACACCAGTTGCCATACTTTCTTCTTGTTGTTCTGCTTCGTTAGCACAAACAACTGGAGCATCTTCATGCGCGAGTTCCATCGCTTCAACATCTCCCGCGGTACTTGCTGAATCGCTGGAAAAATTTATATCCACAACCCGTGGACCACTTTCAttcagaataataataataataataataataataataataataataataataataataataataataataataataataataataacattatttatatagcgccttatACAAAAGTTCTAAAGCGCTTCACAATGGAAGGAGGAACTGGAATAATAAAAACTTACATTacctaagaaataaaataacgtttaaaaaaatatgttttcaaagATGACTTAAAAGCACTGACACTGGGGCTACACCTAATATGGTAAGGAAGGCAATTCCATAACTTTGGGGCACAAACGGAAAATGCTCGGTCTCCATAAGTTTTTAGATTCGATGGAGGAACTTGAAGAAGAAATTTAGAGGAAGACCTTAACAACCTATTTGGGGTGTATAAGTGCAGAAGATTACTAACGTAACTAGGAGCTAAGTTATTAAGAGCTTTAACAGTTattaaaagtaatttaaaattaatacgaTGTTCAACAGGCAGCCAATGAAGCTCCCTGAGTAATGGCGTGATATGTTCATACTTGCCGCCACCTAAAATTAAGCGAGCTGCGCAATTCTGTACTAGCTGTAACTTATGTAAACGGCCGCAAGGCAGACCATATAGCAGTGAATTACAATTGTCAAGTCTTGAGGTGACAAAGGCATTAACTAAAATCTTCGTATGCTCGATAGATAAAAATTTTCTAATACGATAAATGTTACGGATATTAAATTAACAAGACTTGCAAATATCAGTAATATGGCGCTCAAAGTTCAGTACACTGTCAAACGTGACACCAATGTTCTTGGCATACTTAGATGGAAGAAACACGGAGCCATCATTAAGTCCAACAGGTGGAAACTGCAGTGTAGGTCTAAATTGAGATCCAATGATCAAGAGTTCAGTTTTATCACCGTTTaacttcaatttatttaacgaCATCCAAGAAGAGATATCCGATAAACAGGCTTGAATGCGAGAGACCACTGCAGACAAACAGCATGAAGAAGgatcaaaggaaaaataaatctggGAATCATCAGCATATAAATGAAACTCCATTCCATGTTGACGTATTATGTCACCCAGCGGAGAGGTATATAACAAATAAAGGATCGGTCCCAAAACAGATCCCTGTGGAACACCAAAAGCGACATCGGTAGGAGAGGAGTTAGAGCCATTAATACATACATATTGCAATCGATTTTCAAGATAGGATCGAAACCATTGTAGAGCCTTGCCTTTGATGCCAAACCTAGATTCGAGTCGATGAATCAGAATACCATGGTCAACAGTATCAAAAGCCGCAGATAGGTCAAGCAGTAACAGGACAACAGTTCGTCGGTTGTCAACGGCCTTCAATATGTCATTATGAACTTTTAAAAGTGCGGATTCCGTGCTATGGTGGCGCTTATAGGCTGATTGTAAAGATTCACCGAGATCGTTATCATTAATGTAATCAACAAGTTGAACGGCCACCACTTTCTCGATTACCTTTGAAATGAAGGGCAAATTCGAGACAGGGCGAAAGTTTTTAAAGTCATCAGAATTCAGGTTGGACTTCTTTAAGAGTGGTGTAATTAGAGCAGTCTTAAGGGCCACAGGCATAAACGCAGTGTCCAGAGAGCAGTTTACCAGATCAGTGATGACGGGAAGAAGAACAGGCAGGCATCCAGTGAGAACAGAGACCGGGACAGGATCCAATGAACAAGACTTGACCTTGCTTGACTTGAGAACGGTGGCTATGTACGCGGTCGAAACTCTTTCAAAGGATGATAGTTCACATTGACACAATATAGATGGAACAGTTGAATAAGCTGCATCAGTAGTAGGCTGCGGTAATCCTTCGCGAATGAGACGAATCTTATTGTTAAAAAATGAGTTAAACTGATTAGCTAAGTCGGCATCAGAGCTAGCAGCAGGATAGCGAAGTTCAGCTTTCTTATGAAGTAGACTATTGATAGCTTGAAAAAGGACTCGCTGGTTTCCATGGTTATCCTCAATTACGGAAGAAAAATAAAGTTCTTTAGCGTCACGAACCAGATCATTTACTACACGACACTGATCCACAAATAAACGGTTATTAAGGTCACTCTTGGTGGTACGCCATTTTCTTTCCAGTTTTCTTCTCAATTTTTTCGCCGATCTTATCTCCTCGGTAAACCAAGGCGCACGTGAACGAAGAGTGACTAGCTTGTAAAGAATAGGAGCATGAAGGTCGATTAATGTATTAAGGGTAGAGTTGTAACAGTCAACAAGAACACGCAAATCATCAACAGGAGTTGAAGTAAGTAACTCAGAGTTACTCagctcaaaacaaaatttatcgACGTCAAATGAACGCATTTTACGGAACAGACACGAAGTGGCGGCCACAAACTCTTTCACTCTTTAAGATGTCCTTGTATTTCACATCGTCTCTGCTAATCGCTAAAAATCCACTTCTCGCGCCTCATTCTCGTTAGTTCCTCCGTTTCTGTATTTTTGTATGCGCCGTAATGGCTGCAGTCACGTTTTTGGTGCTCTTTAATTTGTTCTTATTCTGTTGAATGGAACCGTCTTGGCTTCTTATAGTAGCTTTCAAACGGGTGATGAGTACAACCGGCGATGTTTTTCAGGCCTTAATCATCAATTTTGCCGTTTTCAAGACCGCTTTGTGGCATGTCAGGCTAACCTCTTCTCTTCAATGATAATTCAGCGCTCTGAAACGTCATCTTCTCATTGCCTGCTGTCGTTCAGACCAGTTTGTAAATGGTGTAAACATGGCTATATCTGCTTGAGTCTGCCGCTACACAACTCTACCACTGATATAACTGTTTGTGGTGATATCTCTCTTAATCCTGGCCCTCGTGGTATTCACTTGAATCAAAATGAACTTCGTCGCCATCTTGATGATCAACATTGTCAACAAGGGTCAACTGCTATCTCTTACTCTAGAAACGAGTTATTGAAAATTCGTCGTCTTACACGCCGCCTGTATCAGCTACCATCGGATCATTGCCTTGACTTAAAACTGGCCGGCTTATTTATTTTTCGTGGTTCAAGAGGTGGTCGAAATCGAAATGGTCTCTCGTTGAATATTCCTGTTCTTCAAGGTGCTGGCCATCGATTTGCATATCATCAGTGCAAATACCATCATGTTCATGGAGCAAACCAACGCAACCTTAGTATTATTAGCATTGCTTCTCGTAGCAAGATCACTCGAGACGC is a window of Montipora foliosa isolate CH-2021 chromosome 5, ASM3666993v2, whole genome shotgun sequence DNA encoding:
- the LOC138003527 gene encoding uncharacterized protein isoform X1, translating into MKPFGCKTFLKPSLLILMLVLSYAGATEKKAGTAFSRGETQTGVSYVNFKEDKFSYLKITILGYSHVDWMPQCSFACLETPTCFSYNLAAYPDINGKLLCELLPSDKYNNSDKFISNESFHHFSITSSCSGWPCKNNGTCLPLYEENSYKCVCKAGITGRDCENDIDECSSENECHVNATCTNTIGSYNCTCKNGYEGDGENCTDIDECSSKNECHVNAICANTIGSYNCTCKRGYGGDGRNCSDIDECLSHNECHLIANCTNTIGSYNCTCKKGYGGDGRNCTDIDECSSENECHVNAKCVNTIGSFNCTCKKGYEGDGGNCTDIDECSCENECHVNARCCNTIGSYNCICKKGYGGDGRNCAEKIEKSVIIGNNLTYLFNLSEWLKPVSQSNSSWILCWRASKHGWASSTFHSLCDGKGPTVTIIKVNQYIFGGYTRLSWGSKSCCYRYDATAFLFSLRNKPGWALTKLPQTGRYSSKRAYSIDDCNTYGPTFGGGHDIHISNLASSGTSSYSNLGYTYSPPAGHAYQSTFARTFLAGTYHFRPTEVEVFYLTS
- the LOC138003527 gene encoding uncharacterized protein isoform X2 → MKPFGCKTFLKPSLLILMLVLSYAGATEKKAGTAFSRGETQTGVSYVNFKEDKFSYLKITILGYSHVDWMPQCSFACLETPTCFSYNLAAYPDINGKLLCELLPSDKYNNSDKFISNESFHHFSITSSCSGWPCKNNGTCLPLYEENSYKCVCKAGITGRDCENDIDECSSENECHVNATCTNTIGSYNCTCKNGYEGDGENCTDIDECSSKNECHVNAICANTIGSYNCTCKRGYGGDGRNCSDIDECLSHNECHLIANCTNTIGSYNCTCKKGYGGDGRNCTDIDECSSENECHVNAKCVNTIGSFNCTCKKGYEGDGGNCTDIDECSCENECHVNARCCNTIGSYNCICKKGYGGDGRNCAEKIEKSVIIGNNLTYLFNLSEWLKPVSQSNSSWILCWRASKHGWASSTFHSLCDGKGPTVTIIKVNQYIFGGYTRLSWDVNAILMKRDLSLPIRHGGLNIITPVTSASGEYHASQKISEPLKDMTVQQSELFSKPQPQPQSIKTHLRRQKQQETESAVQEIRESLSSPKQRMMDLLGEKGSSSWIKASI